The following coding sequences lie in one Osmerus mordax isolate fOsmMor3 chromosome 13, fOsmMor3.pri, whole genome shotgun sequence genomic window:
- the LOC136955581 gene encoding electron transfer flavoprotein subunit alpha, mitochondrial-like → MYKALNKIRVGQLHNLFQRFQSTLVVVEHNNDKLTPITLNAITAANKVGGEVSCLVAGTNCTKVVEEIRKVQGVNKVLVAQHDSYKGMLPEELTPLILATQKQFNFTHICAGASAFGKNLLPRVAAKLDVSAISDIIEIKSQDTFVRTIYAGNALSTVRSGEIVKVFTVRGTSFEPASGEGGDAATEQVGSSAAIGISQWLEETLSKSDRPELTSAKVVVSGGRGLKNGENFKLLFDLADQMNAAVGASRAAVDAGYVPNDMQVGQTGKIVAPELYIAVGISGAIQHLAGMKDSKTIVAINKDPEAPIFQVADYGLVADLFKAVPELTEALKRK, encoded by the exons AGCACTCTAGTGGTGGTagagcacaacaatgacaagctGACACCTATCACATTGAATGCCATCACTGCTGCCAACaaggtggggggtgaggtgtcCTGCCTGGTTGCTGGAACCAACTGCACCAAG GTTGTAGAAGAGATCAGAAAAGTCCAAGGGGTCAATAAGGTGCTTGTGGCTCAACATGATTCATACAAAGGGATGTTACCAG AGGAACTGACTCCTTTGATTTTGGCCACTCAGAAGCAGTTTAACTTCACACATATCTGTGCTGGTGCGTCTGCCTTTGGAAAG AATCTTCTTCCCAGAGTGGCTGCCAAGCTTGATGTGTCTGCCATTTCAGACATCATTGAAATAAAATCTCAAGACACCTTTGTCAGAACAATATATGCTG gaAATGCCCTGAGCACAGTTAGGAGTGGTGAAATAGTCAAAGTTTTCACTGTAAGAGGCACGTCATTCGAGCCTGcctctggagaaggaggagatgctGCCACTGAACAGG TTGGTTCATCAGCTGCCATAGGGATTTCTCAATGGCTGGAAGAAACCTTGTCCAAGAGTGACCGACCAGAACTCACTAGTGCTAAAGTGGTAGTGTCAGGGG GACGAGGCCTGAAGAATGGTGAAAATTTCAAATTGCTTTTTGACCTGGCAGACCAAATGAATGCTGCAG TTGGCGCTTCCAGAGCTGCTGTTGACGCTGGCTATGTCCCCAATGACATGCAGGTTGGCCAGACTGGAAAGATTGTTGCAccg GAGCTCTACATTGCTGTTGGCATCTCAGGGGCCATTCAACATCTGGCTGGGATGAAGGACAGTAAG ACAATTGTGGCCATTAACAAGGATCCAGAGGCTCCAATCTTCCAAGTAGCTGACTATGGCCTAGTGGCTGATCTTTTCAAG GCTGTTCCTGAATTGACAGAAGCATTGAAACGTAAATAG